From Betaproteobacteria bacterium, a single genomic window includes:
- a CDS encoding putative DNA-binding domain-containing protein, with translation MRALRTLQLAFSNAVLSAGDRGPDAIAEPAGGERGSRFAIYRDGYRLRLAESLATDYPATRAVLGAERFAALAQAFVAAHPSRHFNLRWYGREFADFLRANREAQSNHIADLAAFEWAVAGAFDAADAPPLTVDDVAAVPPESWPYLVLAFHPSCRRLQVGKHVPSLWQAATAGDTVSCPADDPTDAPWILWRRELAVFYRQLAADEADALDGAAQGANFAGICVRLSAHVPEAQTPARAAALLRQWVEDGLVVGFDDGTGDLVSGGGSSPETAARDPSAPV, from the coding sequence ATGAGGGCGCTGCGCACCTTGCAGCTCGCGTTCAGCAACGCAGTGCTGTCCGCCGGGGACCGGGGGCCGGACGCGATCGCCGAGCCGGCCGGCGGCGAGCGGGGCAGTCGCTTCGCCATCTACCGCGACGGCTACCGGCTGCGGCTGGCCGAGTCGCTCGCCACGGACTATCCGGCCACACGCGCCGTCCTCGGCGCCGAGCGGTTTGCCGCGCTGGCGCAAGCGTTCGTGGCGGCGCATCCGTCGCGCCACTTCAACCTGCGCTGGTACGGTAGGGAATTCGCCGATTTCCTGCGCGCGAATCGTGAGGCGCAAAGCAACCACATCGCCGATCTCGCCGCCTTCGAGTGGGCGGTGGCCGGCGCATTCGACGCCGCGGACGCGCCCCCGCTGACGGTCGACGACGTCGCAGCCGTTCCGCCGGAGTCGTGGCCGTACCTCGTGCTGGCATTCCATCCCTCGTGCCGTCGGCTGCAGGTCGGCAAGCACGTGCCGTCGCTATGGCAGGCCGCCACTGCCGGAGACACCGTATCGTGCCCGGCAGACGACCCAACCGACGCGCCGTGGATCCTCTGGCGCAGGGAACTCGCCGTGTTCTACCGGCAACTCGCCGCCGATGAAGCCGACGCGCTCGACGGCGCTGCGCAGGGAGCGAACTTCGCCGGGATCTGCGTGAGACTTTCCGCCCACGTGCCGGAAGCGCAAACACCTGCGCGCGCGGCGGCATTGCTGCGGCAGTGGGTCGAAGACGGGCTCGTCGTCGGGTTCGACGACGGCACCGGCGACCTCGTCAGTGGTGGAGGATCTTCGCCAGAAACTGCTGCGCGCGATCCGTCTGCGCCTGTGTGA
- a CDS encoding ABC transporter permease subunit (The N-terminal region of this protein, as described by TIGR01726, is a three transmembrane segment that identifies a subfamily of ABC transporter permease subunits, which specificities that include histidine, arginine, glutamine, glutamate, L-cystine (sic), the opines (in Agrobacterium) octopine and nopaline, etc.), translating to MSYEFDWSSIPGAIPYLLTGMGLSLTLLVLAMLGGILFGTLLALMRLSPIKPLAWFAGAYVNLFRSIPLILVIFWFYFLVPFIIAAISGQPATVGPFYSALIAFMIFEAAYYCEIIRAGIQSIPRGQVSAAYATGMTYAQAMRYVILPQAFRNMIPLLLTQSIILFQDTSLVYVVSLPDFLGVAGKIGQRDGRLVEMYLFAASVYFVMCYGASYLVKRLQKRYAV from the coding sequence ATGAGCTACGAGTTCGACTGGAGCTCGATTCCGGGGGCGATACCCTACCTTCTCACGGGCATGGGGTTGTCGCTCACGCTGCTCGTGCTGGCGATGCTGGGCGGAATCCTCTTCGGCACGCTGCTCGCGCTCATGCGGCTGTCGCCGATCAAGCCGCTGGCATGGTTCGCCGGCGCCTACGTCAACCTGTTCCGCTCGATCCCGCTGATCCTGGTGATCTTCTGGTTCTACTTCCTGGTGCCTTTCATCATCGCGGCGATCTCCGGTCAGCCCGCCACGGTGGGGCCGTTCTACTCGGCGCTGATCGCGTTCATGATCTTCGAGGCGGCCTACTACTGCGAGATCATCCGCGCCGGCATTCAGAGCATTCCGCGCGGTCAGGTCTCCGCCGCGTACGCAACCGGCATGACCTACGCGCAGGCGATGCGCTACGTGATCCTGCCGCAGGCCTTCCGCAACATGATTCCGCTGCTGCTCACGCAGAGCATTATCCTGTTCCAGGACACCTCGCTCGTGTACGTGGTCAGTCTGCCGGATTTCCTCGGCGTGGCGGGCAAGATCGGGCAGCGCGACGGCCGTCTCGTCGAGATGTATCTGTTCGCCGCGTCTGTGTATTTCGTGATGTGCTACGGCGCATCCTACCTCGTGAAGCGACTCCAGAAGAGGTATGCGGTATGA
- a CDS encoding amino acid ABC transporter ATP-binding protein: protein MIEIRNVSKFYGDFQVLKHCTTNVERGEVVVVCGPSGSGKSTLIKTVNGLEPFQEGEILLEGVSVGDRKTNLARLRSKVGMVFQHFELFPHMSITDNLNLAQIKVLGRSKEEATAKGMKLLDRVGLKAHANKYPGQLSGGQQQRVAIARALAMDPIAMLFDEPTSALDPEMINEVLDVMTELAKEGMTMMVVTHEMGFARKVAHRVIFMDHGAIVEDRPKDDFFTQAQTDRAQQFLAKILHH, encoded by the coding sequence ATGATCGAAATCAGGAACGTCTCGAAGTTCTACGGCGATTTCCAGGTGCTGAAGCACTGCACCACCAACGTCGAGCGCGGCGAGGTGGTGGTGGTGTGCGGACCTTCGGGCTCGGGCAAGAGCACGCTCATCAAGACGGTCAACGGGCTCGAACCGTTCCAGGAAGGCGAGATCCTGCTCGAGGGCGTGTCGGTCGGCGACAGGAAGACCAATCTCGCCCGGCTGCGCTCGAAGGTCGGCATGGTGTTCCAGCATTTCGAGCTCTTCCCGCACATGAGCATCACCGACAACCTCAACCTGGCCCAGATCAAGGTGCTCGGCCGCTCGAAGGAAGAGGCGACGGCGAAGGGCATGAAACTCCTCGATCGGGTCGGTCTCAAGGCGCATGCGAACAAGTATCCCGGTCAGCTCTCCGGCGGCCAGCAGCAGCGGGTCGCGATTGCACGTGCCCTGGCGATGGATCCGATCGCGATGCTCTTCGACGAGCCGACCTCCGCGCTCGATCCGGAAATGATCAACGAGGTGCTCGACGTCATGACCGAACTCGCGAAGGAAGGCATGACGATGATGGTGGTCACCCACGAGATGGGCTTCGCGCGCAAGGTCGCGCACCGCGTGATCTTCATGGATCACGGCGCCATCGTCGAAGACCGGCCGAAAGACGACTTCTTCACACAGGCGCAGACGGATCGCGCGCAGCAGTTTCTGGCGAAGATCCTCCACCACTGA
- a CDS encoding DUF692 domain-containing protein, which yields MTAQALAGFGLGLRTAHYDAILATRPRIDWFEALTENYLVPGGKPLHYLERIRADYSVALHGVALSIGGTDPLDTDYLRQLAALAHRIQPAWISDHLCWTGVDGRRLHDLLPLPWTDSVLRHVVGRVRAAQDSLGERILLENASSYVTFRASEMTEWEFLARVAEDADCLILLDVNNVYVNSRNHGFDPLAYLDALPGDRVRQVHLAGHADYGDHVIDTHDATIVPDVWALYRHTVERFGPVPTMIERDDHIPPLDELLAELDVARGIAAAVLERRAA from the coding sequence ATGACTGCGCAAGCACTCGCGGGCTTCGGCCTCGGACTGCGCACTGCGCACTACGACGCGATCCTTGCGACGCGGCCCCGCATCGACTGGTTCGAGGCCCTGACCGAGAACTACCTCGTCCCCGGCGGCAAGCCGCTGCATTACCTCGAACGGATACGCGCCGACTATTCCGTAGCCCTCCACGGAGTGGCGCTTTCGATCGGCGGCACGGACCCGCTCGACACCGATTACCTGCGACAGCTCGCCGCCCTCGCGCACCGCATCCAGCCGGCATGGATCTCCGATCATCTGTGCTGGACCGGTGTCGACGGCAGGCGTCTTCACGATCTGCTGCCACTGCCTTGGACCGACTCGGTGCTGCGGCACGTGGTCGGCCGCGTGCGCGCGGCGCAGGACTCTCTGGGGGAGCGCATCCTGCTCGAGAACGCATCGAGCTACGTGACCTTCCGCGCGTCGGAGATGACGGAGTGGGAGTTCCTCGCCCGTGTCGCCGAGGACGCCGATTGCCTCATTCTGCTCGACGTCAACAACGTCTACGTGAACAGCCGCAACCACGGCTTCGACCCGCTCGCGTATCTCGATGCCCTCCCCGGCGATCGCGTGCGTCAGGTCCATCTGGCCGGCCACGCGGACTACGGCGATCACGTGATCGATACGCACGACGCCACCATCGTGCCCGACGTATGGGCGCTCTATCGCCACACCGTGGAGCGCTTCGGCCCGGTGCCGACGATGATCGAGCGCGACGACCACATCCCGCCGCTTGACGAACTGCTCGCCGAACTCGACGTCGCACGCGGCATCGCTGCCGCGGTTCTCGAACGGCGTGCGGCATGA